One segment of Nostoc flagelliforme CCNUN1 DNA contains the following:
- a CDS encoding efflux RND transporter permease subunit: MPDSQYQVIMGVEPKYQQNANALDLLSVRAPSGQLVPLNAVATLSKDVGPLTINHKGQLASVTFSFNLKPGVSLGNVTGKIEELARQTLPPTISTGFQGSAQAFQSSIQGLGLLLLVAIFVIYIVLGILYENFIHPLTILSSLPSAGFGALLTLLLFQVDLNIYAFVGIILLVGIVKKNGIMMVDFAIIARQNGKTPYEAIYEACLVRFRPIMMTTMAALMGTLPIALGLGAGADTRRPLGLAVVGGLVFSQFLTLYLTPVFYTYMESWQTKLKKRNWRKQPI, from the coding sequence TTGCCCGATAGTCAGTATCAAGTAATTATGGGCGTAGAACCAAAATATCAGCAAAATGCCAACGCCCTAGATTTACTCTCAGTTCGTGCCCCCAGTGGACAACTTGTACCTCTCAACGCTGTAGCAACCTTGAGCAAAGATGTGGGGCCGCTGACTATCAACCACAAAGGGCAACTTGCATCTGTCACCTTCTCCTTTAACCTGAAGCCAGGAGTATCACTCGGTAACGTCACTGGGAAAATTGAGGAACTCGCCCGTCAAACACTTCCACCTACTATTAGTACAGGCTTCCAAGGTTCAGCGCAGGCATTCCAGTCATCGATTCAGGGTTTAGGACTGCTACTACTGGTTGCCATCTTCGTGATTTATATTGTATTGGGGATTCTCTACGAAAACTTCATTCACCCGTTGACAATCCTTTCTAGCTTACCCTCTGCTGGATTTGGGGCACTGTTGACGCTGTTGCTGTTTCAAGTTGATTTGAATATTTATGCTTTCGTGGGTATTATCCTGCTGGTTGGCATTGTGAAGAAAAACGGGATCATGATGGTTGACTTTGCAATTATTGCCCGTCAAAATGGCAAAACCCCTTATGAAGCTATCTATGAAGCCTGCTTAGTGAGATTCCGTCCAATTATGATGACGACAATGGCAGCACTTATGGGTACGCTACCAATTGCGCTCGGTTTAGGAGCCGGAGCAGATACACGCCGTCCCCTTGGTTTAGCAGTAGTTGGGGGGTTAGTGTTCTCGCAGTTCCTCACACTTTATTTAACGCCCGTTTTCTACACTTACATGGAGTCTTGGCAAACAAAGCTTAAAAAACGCAATTGGCGCAAACAGCCAATTTGA